From the genome of Verrucomicrobiota bacterium, one region includes:
- a CDS encoding uroporphyrinogen decarboxylase family protein produces the protein MAAKISFTPVVYEHAARFVGRSPWDVSRDPELLFQGHRGAYLEYRHQVIAVGIDIYNMEAEAYGAKVEQPDDHAIPAIHHPLFSTLEEALDLKPFDPERDGRIAMIIGVAQRLKREFPEADVRIPVAGPFSIAFNLRGICNLCEDAITRPEETGKMLMCLAENQGVLCRAIAKAGLDVAFFESAAAPPILSPRQFHEVEMPALRRILEVASNCIGHPVPCIMGGNTYPILEDLISTGTNYLAVNIETNQRAFVDKALAINPNLRIRVNLDPGVVACLEPERIYRGIDHVLDIVAGRPNCVMGTGAMPYETPIENIKLIREYIGA, from the coding sequence ATGGCAGCGAAGATATCATTTACGCCGGTAGTCTATGAACATGCCGCGCGTTTTGTCGGGCGCTCGCCCTGGGACGTTTCGCGCGATCCCGAACTGCTTTTCCAAGGTCATCGGGGAGCCTACCTGGAGTATCGGCATCAGGTCATTGCCGTGGGCATAGATATCTACAATATGGAGGCGGAGGCGTATGGCGCCAAAGTCGAGCAGCCGGACGATCATGCCATTCCCGCCATTCATCACCCTTTGTTTTCCACGTTGGAGGAGGCGCTCGACCTCAAGCCTTTTGACCCGGAGCGGGATGGGCGAATCGCCATGATCATCGGCGTCGCCCAGCGGTTAAAACGGGAATTTCCCGAAGCCGATGTGCGCATCCCAGTGGCTGGGCCGTTTTCCATTGCCTTCAATCTGCGCGGCATCTGCAACCTGTGCGAGGATGCCATCACGCGCCCTGAAGAAACGGGGAAAATGCTGATGTGCCTGGCGGAAAACCAGGGGGTGCTCTGTCGTGCCATCGCCAAGGCGGGTTTGGATGTGGCATTCTTTGAATCCGCCGCCGCCCCGCCCATTCTTTCCCCGCGTCAATTTCACGAGGTGGAGATGCCGGCCTTGCGCCGCATTCTGGAGGTGGCCTCCAATTGCATTGGTCATCCGGTTCCCTGTATCATGGGCGGCAACACCTACCCGATATTGGAGGATTTGATTTCCACGGGGACCAATTATCTGGCGGTCAACATCGAGACCAACCAGCGGGCCTTTGTAGATAAGGCGCTGGCGATCAATCCCAACCTGAGAATCCGGGTCAACCTGGACCCCGGCGTGGTCGCCTGTCTGGAACCGGAACGCATTTATCGCGGCATTGATCACGTGTTGGATATTGTGGCCGGACGCCCCAATTGCGTGATGGGCACCGGGGCCATGCCGTACGAAACCCCCATCGAAAACATCAAGCTTATCCGTGAATACATCGGCGCATAA
- a CDS encoding AraC family transcriptional regulator, which translates to MSAITNEACQPASTRYHPAMVTNLDDKVRRVRWANRQMRSGHVVIGEILYEPGGFLGPRLQPDYQLVMIHSGGCAVRIDQREYHLEVGRVYLLHPGHREQFRFSTQSQSHHSWCAVSPELIPKDMRRELNTATGGAVPSSRIFDHLYAAAFSLRLPLDDCATREINFLGLCFLSEYLRLARDIIASAEPNEPVRKACQYMAEHLGDEDCLSRATQAAGISRNALIYKFRQNLGLPPARYLWRLRTERGIAMLGETGHTISEIAYQCGFKTPYHFSRLVRQIQGASPRKLRQKIWGKI; encoded by the coding sequence ATGTCTGCCATCACAAACGAGGCTTGCCAGCCCGCCAGCACCCGCTACCATCCCGCCATGGTCACCAACCTTGATGATAAGGTGCGACGGGTGCGTTGGGCAAATCGCCAAATGCGCAGCGGGCACGTCGTCATTGGTGAAATCCTCTATGAACCGGGCGGTTTCCTGGGGCCCCGTCTCCAACCCGATTACCAATTGGTCATGATCCATTCCGGGGGGTGCGCCGTACGCATTGACCAGCGGGAATATCACCTGGAGGTGGGGCGGGTTTACCTGCTCCATCCTGGCCACCGGGAACAGTTCCGGTTTTCAACCCAAAGCCAATCCCACCACTCGTGGTGTGCGGTCAGCCCGGAACTGATTCCGAAAGACATGCGCCGCGAATTGAATACGGCGACCGGTGGGGCGGTTCCCTCCAGCCGGATTTTTGACCATCTGTATGCTGCCGCATTTTCCCTGCGCCTACCGCTGGATGACTGCGCTACCCGGGAAATCAATTTCCTGGGGCTGTGCTTTCTCTCTGAATATCTGCGCCTGGCGCGGGACATCATCGCCTCCGCCGAACCCAACGAACCCGTGCGCAAGGCCTGCCAATATATGGCGGAACATTTGGGTGACGAGGATTGCCTGAGCCGGGCCACCCAGGCAGCGGGTATTTCCCGCAACGCGCTCATTTACAAGTTCCGGCAAAATCTGGGGTTGCCCCCGGCTCGATATTTATGGCGTCTGCGGACCGAACGCGGCATCGCCATGCTGGGCGAAACGGGCCACACCATCTCTGAAATCGCGTATCAATGTGGATTCAAGACCCCCTACCACTTCTCACGGTTGGTGCGTCAGATCCAGGGTGCCTCCCCACGCAAGTTGCGCCAAAAAATCTGGGGAAAAATATGA